The following coding sequences lie in one Allorhizobium pseudoryzae genomic window:
- a CDS encoding aminotransferase class V-fold PLP-dependent enzyme yields MAGTATGSTTQLLAEFSAGLKRSNVLESLAEGLIGKDAVIDGPFGEKPLVYADYVASGRALTPVETFILQKVLPYYANSHTEASFCGGMMTRLRREARATIARCCGADERHAVIFCGSGATAGINRLVSLFEANTPGTRVIIGPYEHHSNILPWRESGADIIELREDADGGPDQAQLAEVLAQSKSFRNIICTFSAASNVTGIVSDVKTLTRLVKEAGATMIWDYAGGGPYLPMTMLPGDGAGIDAIVVSPHKFIGGPGASGVLIVRRDAVARQTPTWSGGGTVRYVSSQGHDYAESLEAREEAGTPNVVGDVRAALAFLVKEAIGDVVMTERNQMLTRQAFEAWRHHPRLELLGSLAAPRLPIFSFRVRDGAGGYIHQQLVTRMLSDRFGIQARGGCACAGPYVHRLLGISDAESARLRAAILAGEEMEKPGFTRLNLSVLLSAEKVAFILESVSQLSQDAPQYVGHYGVDASRAIFFPQAA; encoded by the coding sequence ATGGCAGGCACGGCAACCGGTTCAACGACGCAGCTTCTGGCGGAATTTTCTGCCGGTCTGAAGAGAAGCAACGTTCTGGAGAGTCTCGCCGAGGGTCTGATCGGCAAGGATGCCGTGATCGATGGGCCGTTTGGCGAAAAGCCGCTGGTCTATGCCGATTATGTGGCCTCCGGTCGCGCGTTGACGCCGGTGGAAACCTTCATCCTGCAGAAGGTTCTGCCCTATTATGCCAACAGCCATACGGAAGCGTCCTTCTGCGGCGGCATGATGACCCGCCTGCGCCGCGAAGCCCGTGCCACGATCGCCCGCTGCTGTGGCGCGGATGAACGGCATGCGGTGATCTTCTGCGGCTCCGGTGCCACTGCCGGAATCAACCGTCTGGTCAGCCTGTTCGAGGCAAACACGCCCGGAACCCGCGTCATCATCGGGCCATACGAGCACCATTCGAACATCCTGCCCTGGCGCGAGAGTGGCGCAGACATCATCGAACTGCGCGAGGATGCGGATGGCGGTCCGGATCAGGCGCAGCTGGCGGAGGTTCTGGCTCAGTCGAAGAGTTTTCGCAACATCATCTGCACCTTCTCCGCAGCCTCCAACGTCACGGGTATCGTGTCTGACGTCAAAACCCTGACGCGGCTGGTCAAGGAGGCCGGTGCGACGATGATCTGGGATTATGCCGGCGGCGGGCCTTACCTGCCGATGACCATGCTGCCGGGAGACGGAGCCGGGATCGACGCCATCGTGGTGTCGCCGCACAAGTTCATCGGTGGCCCCGGCGCCTCCGGCGTGCTCATCGTGCGGCGCGATGCCGTGGCGCGACAGACTCCCACCTGGAGTGGTGGCGGAACGGTCCGGTATGTCTCGTCCCAGGGCCATGACTATGCCGAAAGCCTCGAAGCGCGCGAAGAGGCCGGCACGCCGAACGTGGTGGGCGATGTGCGCGCTGCGCTCGCCTTTCTGGTGAAGGAGGCGATTGGTGACGTGGTGATGACGGAACGCAATCAGATGCTGACGCGGCAGGCCTTTGAGGCGTGGCGCCATCACCCCCGCCTCGAACTCCTGGGATCGCTCGCCGCGCCACGGCTGCCCATCTTTTCCTTCCGGGTGCGAGACGGCGCAGGCGGTTACATCCATCAGCAACTGGTCACCCGCATGTTGTCGGACCGTTTCGGCATCCAGGCGCGCGGCGGCTGCGCCTGCGCCGGTCCTTACGTTCATCGGCTTCTCGGCATCAGCGACGCGGAATCGGCACGATTGCGCGCCGCGATCCTCGCCGGTGAGGAGATGGAAAAGCCCGGCTTCACCCGCCTCAACCTCTCGGTTCTTCTCTCGGCGGAAAAGGTCGCGTTCATCCTGGAAAGCGTCAGCCAGCTCTCGCAGGATGCGCCTCAATATGTCGGCCACTACGGCGTCGATGCGTCACGGGCGATCTTCTTCCCGCAGGCCGCGTGA
- a CDS encoding Lrp/AsnC family transcriptional regulator yields MNDEMVSVDAIDRRILTFLQQDGSLSQRELADKVGLSQNACWRRLQRLQETGVLGHLQANVDLAALGLDLTVFVMIRTRHHSKEWAESFRAHVEKIPEVVDFYRIGGDWDYLLKVVTRGMRGYDAFYQKLITGFDFSTVTGFFSMEALLQNRPTDLTRL; encoded by the coding sequence ATGAACGATGAAATGGTTTCGGTTGACGCAATTGATAGACGCATCCTGACATTCCTCCAGCAGGACGGTTCGCTGTCGCAGCGCGAACTGGCCGACAAGGTGGGACTGTCGCAGAATGCCTGCTGGCGAAGGCTGCAGCGGCTGCAGGAAACAGGTGTGCTTGGGCATCTGCAGGCCAATGTCGATCTGGCGGCACTCGGGCTTGATCTCACTGTCTTCGTGATGATCCGCACCCGCCACCACTCCAAGGAGTGGGCCGAAAGCTTTCGCGCCCACGTGGAGAAAATCCCGGAAGTGGTGGATTTCTACCGGATCGGCGGCGACTGGGATTATCTGCTGAAGGTGGTGACGCGCGGCATGCGGGGGTATGACGCCTTTTACCAGAAACTCATCACCGGCTTCGACTTCTCCACCGTCACCGGCTTTTTTTCCATGGAGGCCCTGTTGCAGAACCGACCGACCGATCTGACGAGGTTATAG
- a CDS encoding acyl-CoA thioesterase, translating into MSEHLDEPQGDLTLRTLAMPADANPAGDIFGGWVMAQMDIAAGIASSERARGRTVTAAMKEMIFRHPVKVGDTLCIYTTVTKVGRTSMTLSVECWVRRQFSQARQKVTEAIFVMVALDADGKPRAVDG; encoded by the coding sequence ATGAGCGAACACCTGGACGAACCGCAGGGCGATCTGACCCTTCGCACCCTGGCGATGCCGGCCGATGCCAACCCCGCCGGCGACATTTTTGGCGGCTGGGTCATGGCGCAGATGGACATTGCCGCCGGCATTGCCTCCTCCGAACGCGCGCGTGGGCGCACGGTCACCGCGGCGATGAAGGAGATGATCTTCCGACATCCGGTCAAGGTTGGCGATACGCTCTGCATCTACACGACCGTCACAAAAGTCGGCCGGACCTCGATGACGCTCTCCGTCGAGTGCTGGGTCCGCCGGCAGTTCTCCCAGGCCCGCCAGAAAGTGACGGAAGCCATTTTCGTGATGGTGGCGCTGGATGCCGACGGCAAACCGCGTGCGGTGGATGGCTGA
- the atzF gene encoding allophanate hydrolase, whose product MLPVILDLASLKAAYAGGLTPLDLVDEVITRRKASDDPAIFITQTPDDDLRAAAAALMQRAPEPNSLPLWGVPFAVKDNIDVAGLPTTAACPAFAYQPEKDATVVARLKAAGAIVIGKTNLDQFATGLNGTRSPYGAPRSVFNRDHVSGGSSSGSAVAVGAGLASFALGTDTAGSGRVPAAFNNLVGIKPTPGLVPNVGVVPACRSVDVVTVFAATVGDGVTIRKVMDGYDAADPYSRKAEPVRLPGTGLRIGVLDGAERKFFGNSEVEALYDAAIERAKSLGATIVPFDYAPFRQAAELLYNGPWVAERLAAVKDFIATNAEDFDPTVRTIIEGAKAYDAVAAFEGQYRLGHLRQKALAEWQNLDVLMLPTSPTTYTVEAMLADPIVKNSHFGRYTNFANLFGYAAIAVPGGFGSDGFPNGVTFFGPSFSDDALAPFADAMHRACASGMGKDRAAALPEASKVTEPDDGLVTIMVVGAHLTGMPLNHELTGPGGKLVKTCRTAGDYRLYVLPNTTPPKPGLIREPGFNGQGLEVEVWTVTPAAFGRFVQNIPAPLGIGKVTLDDGAEVSGFLCEPYALQGAQEITELGGWRAYIATRK is encoded by the coding sequence ATGCTGCCTGTTATCCTTGATCTTGCCTCGCTCAAGGCAGCCTATGCGGGCGGCCTCACCCCGCTCGATCTGGTGGACGAGGTGATCACCCGTCGCAAGGCCTCGGACGATCCGGCCATCTTCATCACGCAGACGCCGGACGATGATCTGCGTGCGGCAGCCGCGGCCTTGATGCAGCGCGCGCCGGAGCCGAACAGTCTGCCGCTCTGGGGCGTTCCCTTCGCGGTCAAGGACAATATCGACGTGGCGGGCCTGCCGACGACAGCCGCCTGCCCGGCCTTTGCCTATCAACCGGAGAAAGACGCAACCGTCGTCGCGCGGCTGAAGGCTGCGGGTGCCATCGTCATCGGCAAGACGAACCTCGACCAGTTCGCCACCGGCCTCAATGGCACGCGCTCGCCCTATGGCGCGCCGCGCTCCGTGTTCAACAGGGACCATGTCTCGGGTGGCTCCTCCTCCGGTTCCGCCGTCGCGGTAGGGGCCGGCCTTGCCAGTTTTGCACTCGGCACGGATACCGCCGGCTCGGGTCGCGTTCCGGCGGCCTTCAACAATCTCGTCGGCATCAAGCCGACACCCGGCCTGGTGCCGAATGTCGGCGTCGTGCCCGCCTGCCGCAGCGTGGATGTGGTGACGGTGTTTGCCGCCACCGTCGGCGATGGTGTCACGATCCGCAAGGTCATGGACGGGTATGATGCCGCCGATCCCTACTCCCGCAAGGCAGAGCCCGTTCGCCTGCCGGGCACGGGCCTGCGCATCGGTGTGCTGGACGGAGCGGAACGCAAGTTCTTCGGCAATTCCGAGGTCGAAGCGCTTTATGATGCCGCCATCGAACGGGCGAAATCGCTGGGCGCCACCATCGTGCCGTTTGATTACGCGCCGTTCCGGCAGGCGGCGGAACTGCTCTACAACGGTCCCTGGGTGGCGGAGCGTCTGGCGGCGGTGAAGGATTTCATCGCAACCAATGCTGAAGACTTCGATCCGACCGTGCGCACCATCATTGAAGGCGCAAAGGCCTATGATGCGGTGGCCGCCTTCGAGGGGCAATACCGACTGGGCCATCTGCGCCAGAAGGCACTCGCGGAGTGGCAAAACCTCGACGTGCTGATGCTGCCGACGTCGCCGACCACCTATACGGTGGAGGCGATGCTGGCGGACCCGATCGTCAAGAACAGCCATTTCGGCCGTTATACCAACTTCGCCAACCTGTTCGGTTACGCCGCGATTGCCGTGCCCGGCGGCTTCGGTTCCGATGGCTTTCCGAATGGCGTGACCTTCTTCGGTCCCTCCTTCTCCGACGATGCGCTGGCACCGTTTGCCGATGCGATGCACCGCGCTTGCGCCTCCGGCATGGGCAAGGACAGGGCCGCCGCCTTGCCGGAAGCCTCGAAAGTGACCGAACCCGATGACGGCCTCGTCACCATCATGGTCGTCGGCGCGCATCTCACCGGCATGCCGCTGAACCACGAACTGACAGGCCCCGGCGGCAAACTGGTGAAGACCTGCCGCACGGCGGGCGATTACCGGCTTTACGTCCTGCCCAACACCACGCCGCCGAAGCCCGGCCTGATCCGCGAGCCGGGCTTTAACGGCCAGGGACTGGAGGTCGAGGTGTGGACGGTGACGCCCGCCGCCTTCGGCCGTTTCGTGCAGAACATCCCGGCACCGCTCGGCATCGGCAAGGTGACGCTGGACGACGGTGCCGAGGTCTCCGGCTTCCTCTGCGAGCCATACGCGCTTCAGGGCGCGCAGGAGATTACGGAGCTCGGCGGCTGGCGCGCCTATATCGCTACGCGCAAATGA